The following proteins come from a genomic window of Lolium rigidum isolate FL_2022 chromosome 5, APGP_CSIRO_Lrig_0.1, whole genome shotgun sequence:
- the LOC124653624 gene encoding uncharacterized protein LOC124653624: protein MATPPPPRWPPGFRFSPTDEELVLYFLKRRIAAARPTPYIADVDVYKSHPSLLPERSALRTGDKQWFFCSRLDRKYPNGSRASRTTADGYWKATGKDRAICNGGRAVGNKKTLVYHHGRAPRGQRTDWVMHEYTLLPDALPQAREPFALYKLFEKSGAGPKNGEQYGAPFREEDWLDDHDANLLVQLPLATEPAAHPSTAAATVPRAATLLIGDLELPLLQNGDDPPTTDHPPSSISTPVSSQIPLQHGRTWPSDDATTSSRAMPAAAENAELPLGDLEGLLMQISDNQRTTNSFQEFSASVPQLQLQLQHDDHQPSPNTDMEEISVADYAASSGVADASECAGTELPFGDLEGLLLQLENDQENIEPPAEADFSAPVPHHGFHQAGAGDFQGCPGAVFSSVDPSSVLQESTNLDPQCEPSNRIAQSALTNMPLSWETNCTEETSALRSVSGLASYDTQDADDEFLEINDFFDLEDVGQGVNCTATEHLISASNGMYDSMEYADASMFLPGSFDTAGVGTENQNGYFGDNGSQNQAFHYTSESWTQNQVALNVRNSMQHNHVIFSSHASGTANIHTMNEEPPNRNPQDSQSWFNTAVSTLLDAVPAGPALAAESNVLNRTLQRISSFRSEQASHEEPSAPVIQLRRRGVGLISVSLLVLLAAIMWAFATGTGYAIKFCKGLWSSSST, encoded by the exons ATGgcgaccccgccgccgccccggtggCCGCCGGGCTTCCGCTTCAGCCCCACCGACGAGGAGCTCGTCCTCTACTTCCTCAAGCGCCggatcgccgccgcccgccccacCCCCTACATCGCCGACGTCGACGTCTACAAGTCCCACCCCTCCCTCCTCCCCG AGAGGTCGGCGCTGCGCACCGGCGACAAGCAGTGGTTCTTCTGCAGCCGGCTGGACCGCAAGTACCCCAACGGCTCGCGCGCCAGCCGCACCACCGCCGACGGCTACTGGAAGGCCACGGGCAAGGACCGCGCCATCTGCAACGGCGGCCGCGCCGTGGGGAACAAGAAGACGCTCGTCTACCACCACGGCCGCGCGCCGCGCGGCCAGCGCACCGACTGGGTCATGCACGAGTACACCCTCCTCCCCGACGCGCTCCCGCAGGCCCGCGAGCCATTCGCGCTCTACAAGCTCTTCGAGAAGAGCGGCGCCGGGCCCAAGAACGGCGAGCAGTACGGCGCGCCATTCCGGGAGGAGGACTGGCTCGACGACCACGACGCCAACCTCCTCGTCCAGCTGCCCCTCGCCACGGAGCCCGCTGCTCACccttccaccgccgccgccaccgtgccTAGGGCCGCCACCCTGCTGATTGGGGATCTGGAGCTGCCCCTGCTGCAAAACGGAGACGACCCCCCAACCACCGACCACCCACCATCATCTATCTCCACACCAGTTTCTTCCCAAATCCCACTCCAGCACGGCCGAACCTGGCCCAGCGATGACGCTACAACCAGCAGCCGCGCCATGCCAGCGGCGGCGGAGAACGCCGAGCTCCCCCTTGGGGATCTCGAGGGGCTTCTCATGCAAATATCAGACAATCAACGCACCACCAATTCGTTCCAGGAGTTCTCTGCATCCGTTCCccaacttcaacttcagcttcagCACGATGATCACCAGCCCTCGCCCAACACTGACATGGAGGAGATCAGTGTCGCAGATTATGCCGCTAGTAGTGGCGTTGCGGACGCATCTGAGTGTGCTGGCACCGAGCTCCCCTTTGGGGATCTTGAAGGGCTTTTGTTGCAGCTAGAGAATGACCAGGAGAACATCGAGCCACCGGCAGAGGCAGATTTCTCCGCGCCAGTTCCTCATCACGGCTTTCACCag GCTGGCGCTGGAGATTTCCAAGGATGTCCTGGTGCTGTATTCAGCTCTGTAGATCCTTCTTCCGTATTGCAAGAGAGCACAAATCTTGATCCACAATGTGAGCCCAGTAATCGTATTGCACAGTCTGCTCTCACCAACATGCCATTGAGTTGGGAAACAAACTGCACTGAAGAAACTAGTGCCCTGCGATCTGTATCAGGGTTGGCTAGTTACGACACTCAGGATGCTGATGATGAGTTCCTTGAAATCAACGATTTCTTTGATCTAGAAGACGTAGGGCAGGGTGTGAACTGTACTGCAACTGAGCACTTGATTTCTGCATCGAATGGGATGTATGATAGTATGGAGTATGCTGATGCTTCGATGTTTCTTCCTGGCTCATTTGACACAGCTGGAGTGGGGACTGAAAACCAAAATGGTTACTTTGGTGATAATGGATCCCAGAACCAGGCCTTTCACTACACATCTGAATCATGGACACAGAACCAGGTTGCTCTTAATGTGCGGAACAGCATGCAGCATAACCATGTCATCTTCTCCTCACACGCATCAG GCACCGCCAATATTCATACGATGAACGAGGAACCACCTAACCGGAATCCACAGGATTCACAATCATGGTTCAACACAGCTGTATCAACCTTGCTGGACGCAGTCCCTGCCGGTCCAGCTTTGGCTGCTGAAAGCAATGTACTGAACAGAACACTCCAACGTATTTCTAGCTTTAGGTCAGAACAAGCTTCACATGAAGAACCAAGCGCCCCAGTTATTCAGCTTAGAAGAAGGGGCGTGGGGCTGATTTCCGTCTCTCTACTGGTTCTTCTTGCCGCTATCATGTGGGCCTTTGCTACTGGCACCGGGTATGCAATCAAGTTCTGCAAGGGGTTATGGAGTTCCTCTTCGACATGA